The DNA segment TCTTCTCCTGGTGGcatgtccctgtctctgttgcccaTTGTTCTACtgtctgtggccctggctgtgggGCTTCCTGGCAATAGCTTTGTAGTGTGGAGCATCCTGAAAAGGATGCAGAAACGCACGGTCACCGCCCTGCTGGTGCTGAACTTGGCCCTGGCCGACTTGGCTGTGTTGCTCACTGCTCCCTTTTTCCTCCACTTTCTGGCTCGAGGCACCTGGAGTTTTAGAGAGATGGGTTGCCGCCTGTGCCACTATGTCTGTGGAATAAGCATGTATGCCAGTGTCCTGCTTATAACCATCATGAGTCTGGACCGATCACTGGCAGTGGCCCGCCCCTTTATGTCCCAAAAGGTTCGTACTAAGGCCTTTGCCCGATGGGTGCTGGCAGGCATCTGGGTGGTGTCTTTTCTGCTGGCCATACCGGTCCTTGTGTACCGTACAGTAAAATGGAACAACAGGACTCTGATCTGCGCTCCGAACTATCCCAACAAAGAGCATAAAGTCTTCCATCTGCTCTTCGAAGCCATCACGGGCTTCCTGCTGCCCTTCCTAGCGGTGGTGGCCAGCTACTCTGACATCG comes from the Mus musculus strain C57BL/6J chromosome 14, GRCm38.p6 C57BL/6J genome and includes:
- the Ltb4r1 gene encoding leukotriene B4 receptor 1 encodes the protein MAANTTSPAAPSSPGGMSLSLLPIVLLSVALAVGLPGNSFVVWSILKRMQKRTVTALLVLNLALADLAVLLTAPFFLHFLARGTWSFREMGCRLCHYVCGISMYASVLLITIMSLDRSLAVARPFMSQKVRTKAFARWVLAGIWVVSFLLAIPVLVYRTVKWNNRTLICAPNYPNKEHKVFHLLFEAITGFLLPFLAVVASYSDIGRRLQARRFRRSRRTGRLVVLIILAFAAFWLPYHLVNLVEAGRTVAGWDKNSPAGQRLRLARYVLIALAFLSSSVNPVLYACAGGGLLRSAGVGFVVKLLEGTGSEVSSTRRGGTLVQTPKDTPACPEPGPTDSFMTSSTIPESSK